The following DNA comes from Candidatus Thiodictyon syntrophicum.
AGCCGCTTATCTTGGTCAAAACGTAAGGGTAACGGCTTCGCGTGCAAGCGTCAACGGTGTTTGCAGCTCAGGCGACGCGGCCTGGCAGCCGTCCCTTCCCTGTCGGCACCGGCGCGGCCCGACCGCGTAGGGTCGCGGCCGCCGCGCCCTGGCCGGTGTCGCGCAGGACCGTGGTGAGGGCGGGGAGCTGAGGGCGGGGAGCAGTGCCCGCCGCATCCGCAGGTTGGGGGGAAAGTGGATTGACTGGGTGGGAGCAAATGTCTATCTTACCTGACACATGCAAATGTCAACCGACAAGTACAGATGACTCCGAATCCGTCCACGAGAGGGCCTACCATGGAACCGACGCAGCGTATCGAGCAGGCACTGGAAGCGGCTATCGTCTCCGCCCAGGGGCCGGGGTGTCCGCCCGGCTTCGCCCAGGCCTTGAGGTACTCGGTATTTCCCGGTGGGGCACGGATCCGCCCGCGCCTGTGTCTGGCGGTCGCCTGGGCCTGCGGCAACAGTGACCCGGAGACGACGGACGCCGCCGCCGCTGCGATCGAGCTTCTGCATTGTGCCTCGCTGGTGCATGACGACCTGCCCTGTTTCGACGACTCCACCCTGCGGCGCGGCCGGCCATCGGTCCACTGTGCCTATGGGGAGCGACTCGCGGTGTTGGCCGGGGATGCCCTGATCGTACTCGCCTTCGAGATTGTCGCGCGCCGGATCATCGCGGCGCCGGCCAACGTCAGCCGGGTCATGGCCACGATCGCCCGCTGCACCGGTGCGCCGGTCGGCATTTGTGCCGGACAGGCTTGGGAGTGCGAGTCCGAGGTCGTGCTGGAGGATTACCACCGCGCCAAGACCGGGTCGTTGTTCGTCGCCGCCACCGTAGCCGGGGCCGAGTCCGTCGGGGCCCCGACCGAGTCCTGGCGTCTGGTCGGCGAGCGTTTGGGCGAGGCCTATCAGGTGGCGGACGACTTGGGTGATGCCATGGCCTCCAGCCGTGAGATGGGCAAACCACTGGGGCGCGACAGCTCGCTGGGGCGCCCGAATGCCGTCCAG
Coding sequences within:
- a CDS encoding polyprenyl synthetase family protein codes for the protein MEPTQRIEQALEAAIVSAQGPGCPPGFAQALRYSVFPGGARIRPRLCLAVAWACGNSDPETTDAAAAAIELLHCASLVHDDLPCFDDSTLRRGRPSVHCAYGERLAVLAGDALIVLAFEIVARRIIAAPANVSRVMATIARCTGAPVGICAGQAWECESEVVLEDYHRAKTGSLFVAATVAGAESVGAPTESWRLVGERLGEAYQVADDLGDAMASSREMGKPLGRDSSLGRPNAVQELGIEGAVRRLKDLVASATDAVPACPGAPALQALIAAESRRILPEELARLAA